A part of Brassica rapa cultivar Chiifu-401-42 chromosome A05, CAAS_Brap_v3.01, whole genome shotgun sequence genomic DNA contains:
- the LOC103829781 gene encoding protein MET1, chloroplastic — translation MSLAPTSYPSLYSLPRTQQNPALITQPIFISAKSLFLSSNSCNTHVAKRRNFALKASETEPTAKPEAGGGEEEEEKYETYEIEVEQPYGLKFRKGRDGGTYIDAILPGGFADKTGKFTVGDRVIATSAVFGTEIWPAAEYGRTMYTIRQRIGPLLMQMEKRYGKVDDSGELTEKEIIRAERNAGFISSRLREIQMQNYLRKKELKAQREKDLREGLQFSKNGKYEEALERFESVLGSKPTPDEASIASYNVACCYSKLNQVQAGLSALEEALKSGYEDFKRIRSDPDLENIRKSEAFDPLMKQFDESFINESAINAIKSLFGFNKK, via the exons ATGTCTTTAGCTCCGACCAGTTATCCATCTCTCTATTCACTACCAAGAACCCAGCAAAACCCTGCCTTGATCACTCAACCCATCTTCATTTCCGCCAAAAGTCTCTTCCTTTCGAGCAATTCGTGCAATACCCATGTGGCAAAACGCCGGAACTTCGCTCTGAAGGCATCGGAGACAGAGCCCACAGCCAAACCTGAagcaggaggaggagaagaagaagaagagaagtacGAAACATATGAGATAGAAGTGGAGCAGCCTTATGGTTTGAAATTCAGGAAAGGAAGAGATGGTGGTACTTACATTGATGCTATCTTGCCTGGTGGATTTGCCGATAAAACTGGAAAATTCACAGTCGGAGACAGAGTTATTGCCACAAG TGCAGTGTTTGGAACAGAGATTTGGCCTGCAGCTGAGTACGGTAGGACTATGTACACCATCCGTCAGCGAATTGGTCCTTTGCTTATGCAGATGGAGAAGCGTtatg GTAAGGTGGATGATTCTGGTGAGTTAACAGAGAAAGAGATAATAAGAGCTGAGAGAAATGCCGGATTCATTAGCAGTAGGTTGAGAGAGATTCAG ATGCAAAACTATTTGAGGAAGAAAGAACTGAAAGCTCAACGGGAGAAGGATCTTCGTGAAGGGCTTCAGTTTTCCAA GAATGGTAAATATGAAGAAGCACTGGAGAGGTTTGAGTCTGTGTTAGGCTCTAAACCAACACCAGATGAGGCATCAATTGCAAGTTACAATGTTGCTTGTTGCTACTCTAAACTTAATCAG GTTCAAGCTGGTCTCTCTGCTCTGGAAGAAGCATTGAAGTCAGGATATGAAGATTTCAAG AGAATCCGAAGTGATCCAGATCTGGAAAACATCAGGAAGTCGGAAGCTTTTGATCCACTCATGAAGCAGTTTGATGAATCTTTCATCAACGAAAGTGCCATTAACGCCATCAAATCCTTGTTTGGCTTTAACAAGAAATAG
- the LOC103829782 gene encoding KIN17-like protein, whose translation MGKNDFLTPKAMANRMKAKGLQKLRWYCQMCQKQCRDENGFKCHCMSESHQRQMQVFGQNPTRVLEGYSEEFETTFLDLMRRSHRFSRIAATVVYNEYINDRHHVHMNSTEWATLTEFVKYLGKTGKCKVDETPKGWFITYIDRDSETLFKERLKNKRVKSDLAEEEKQEREIQRQIERASDMFNAGDDGEKKKDEDLSLKSGVKVGFSLGGGIIKQAVTTSGQARGESSKHMFEDEEDERGEKRKRSGGDSERGSALAELMREEEKMKERMNRKAYWLCQGITVKVMSKALAEKGYYKQKGVVRKVIDNYVGEVEMIDSKHVLRVDQEELETVLPQIGGLVKIVNGAYRGSNAKLLGVDTDKFCAKVQIEKGVYEGRVIKAIEYEDVCKIA comes from the coding sequence ATGGGGAAGAACGATTTTCTAACCCCGAAGGCGATGGCGAATCGGATGAAGGCGAAGGGTCTTCAGAAGCTCCGATGGTATTGCCAGATGTGCCAGAAACAGTGCCGTGACGAGAACGGCTTCAAGTGCCACTGCATGAGCGAGTCTCACCAGCGTCAGATGCAGGTCTTCGGCCAGAACCCCACTCGCGTCCTCGAAGGCTACTCCGAGGAGTTCGAGACTACCTTCCTCGATCTCATGCGCCGTAGCCACCGCTTCTCTCGTATCGCCGCCACCGTGGTTTACAACGAGTACATCAACGACCGGCACCATGTTCACATGAACTCCACGGAGTGGGCGACTTTGACGGAGTTTGTTAAGTACTTGGGGAAGACTGGCAAGTGCAAGGTCGACGAGACTCCTAAAGGTTGGTTCATTACTTACATCGATAGAGATTCTGAGACTTTGTTTAAGGAGAGGTTGAAGAATAAGAGGGTTAAGAGTGATTTGGCTGAGGAGGAGAAGCAGGAGAGGGAGATTCAGAGACAGATCGAAAGAGCTTCGGATATGTTCAATGCTGGTGATGAtggtgagaagaagaaagacgaAGACTTGAGTTTGAAGAGTGGAGTTAAGGTTGGGTTCTCTCTTGGTGGAGGGATTATTAAACAGGCTGTTACTACTAGTGGTCAAGCGAGGGGGGAGAGCTCGAAACATATGTTTGAGGATGAAGAGGACGAGAGAGGGGAGAAGAGGAAAAGAAGCGGAGGAGACTCGGAGAGGGGATCGGCTTTGGCTGAGTTGATGAGGGAGGAAGAGAAGATGAAGGAGAGGATGAATCGTAAAGCTTACTGGTTGTGTCAAGGGATCACTGTGAAGGTGATGAGTAAAGCTCTGGCTGAGAAAGGTTATTATAAGCAAAAGGGTGTTGTGAGGAAAGTGATTGACAATTACGTTGGGGAGGTTGAAATGATTGATTCTAAGCACGTGCTACGAGTTGATCAGGAGGAGCTTGAGACGGTGCTTCCACAGATTGGAGGGTTGGTGAAGATTGTGAATGGGGCTTATCGTGGTTCAAACGCCAAGTTGTTGGGTGTGGATACAGACAAGTTTTGCGCTAAAGTTCAGATTGAGAAAGGCGTCTATGAAGGAAGAGTCATAAAAGCCATTGAGTATGAGGACGTATGCAAAATTGCTTAG
- the LOC103829784 gene encoding putative methyltransferase DDB_G0268948, which produces MAALSDKLADAYQNARPRYPIDWFTKLAARTGQHKLAWDVGTGNGQAAIGLAEYFEKVVATDINEAQLKRAVKHERISYHHTPKELSEDKMVALVGGDNSVDLIVAAQAVHYFDLQPFYNIAKRVLRKEGGLIAVWVYNDLVISPEVDAIMKRLVDSTFPYRTPVMNLAFDGYKTMPFPFESIGMGSEGKPIQLDIPHKLSLKGFVGFLRSWQPAMKAKERGVELVTEDLINQFEDAWGDDDDVKDIFYKAHMIVGKLSSADIERHRKRFESNCVVTKLKDSNNSAVIASVTAAAFAGVAAYCAYSARKNT; this is translated from the exons atggcTGCTTTGTCTGATAAACTAGCGGATGCTTACCAGAACGCAAGGCCAAGGTACCCGATCGACTGGTTCACGAAGCTTGCTGCTCGAACCGGTCAACACAAATTGGCTTGGGATGTCGGTACTGGAAATGGTCAAGCCGCCATTGGT CTCGCAGAGTACTTCGAGAAAGTTGTGGCTACAGACATAAACGAAGCACAACTGAAACGAGCGGTGAAACACGAGCGAATCAGCTACCATCACACTCCAAAAGAGTTGTCTGAAGACAAAATGGTCGCTCTAGTCGGCGGAGATAACTCCGTTGACCTCATCGTCGCTGCACAAGCCGTTCACTACTTCGATCTCCAACCATTCTACAACATAGCCAAACGTGTTCTTCGCAAAGAAGGAGGTTTAATCGCAGTTTGGGTATACAACGACCTAGTCATCTCCCCTGAAGTCGACGCCATCATGAAACGTCTCGTGGACTCCACGTTTCCGTATAGAACTCCCGTTATGAATCTTGCGTTTGACGGCTATAAGACGATGCCGTTTCCTTTCGAAAGTATTGGGATGGGGTCAGAAGGGAAGCCTATACAGCTTGACATTCCACATAAGCTTTCTCTTAAAGGGTTTGTAGGGTTCTTGAGATCTTGGCAGCCTGCTATGAAAGCTAAAGAGAGAGGTGTTGAGCTTGTAACTGAAGATTTGATCAATCAGTTCGAAGATGCTTggggtgatgatgatgatgttaaGGACATTTTCTACAAAGCTCATATGATTGTTGGCAAACTCTCG TCTGCAGATATAGAACGTCATCGAAAGAGATTTGAATCAAACTGTGTGGTTACTAAACTGAAAGATAGTAACAACTCAGCTGTTATTGCTTCAG TGACGGCTGCTGCGTTTGCTGGAGTGGCAGCTTACTGTGCCTACTCTGCGAGGAAGAACACGTAA
- the LOC103829785 gene encoding uncharacterized protein LOC103829785 isoform X1: MEEVKGQRGNGTSDADFVLQWGERKRVRCMKVKKDQSRKSSYSLTKRKLISRAVSSERGSPSPHLNRPNKMVESPGNVRRSFVASPEKEDRYYTTRGSMGIDESGKIIKEAVKETKKHVWPKLFINLSNKEKEEDFLAMKGCKLPQRPKKRAKLVQKTLLLVSPGTWLSDLCKERYEVREKKTSKKRPRGLKAMGSMESDSE; the protein is encoded by the exons ATGGAAGAAGTGAAGGGACAAAGAGGAAATGGAACCTCAGATGCTGATTTCGTGTTGCAATGGGGGGAGAGAAAAAGAGTTAGATGCATGAAAGTCAAGAAAGATCAAAGCCGCAAGTCATCTTATTCTTTGACTAAGCGCAAACTCATTTCGCGAGCTGTGTCTTCTGAGAGAGGCTCTCCTTCTCCCCATCTTAACCGTCCAAACAA GATGGTAGAGTCTCCAGGTAATGTGAGGAGATCGTTTGTGGCATCCCCTGAGAAGGAAGATAGATACTACACAACGAGGGGTTCTATGGGTATAGATGAGAGTGGGAAAATTATAAAGGAAGCTGTGAAGGAAACTAAGAAGCATGTGTGGCCAAAGCTGTTTATAAATTTGTCAAAtaaagagaaggaagaagatttCTTGGCTATGAAAGGGTGTAAGCTTCCTCAAAGACCCAAGAAACGAGCCAAATTGGTTCAGAAGACATTGCTT CTGGTGAGTCCAGGTACTTGGTTATCAGATCTGTGCAAAGAGAGGTATGAAGTAAGAGAGAAGAAGACTTCAAAAAAG CGGCCAAGAGGACTGAAGGCAATGGGGAGCATGGAAAGTGATTCAGAGTGA
- the LOC103829785 gene encoding uncharacterized protein LOC103829785 isoform X2, which yields MEEVKGQRGNGTSDADFVLQWGERKRVRCMKVKKDQSRKSSYSLTKRKLISRAVSSERGSPSPHLNRPNKMVESPGNVRRSFVASPEKEDRYYTTRGSMGIDESGKIIKEAVKETKKHVWPKLFINLSNKEKEEDFLAMKGCKLPQRPKKRAKLVQKTLLVLGYQICAKRGMK from the exons ATGGAAGAAGTGAAGGGACAAAGAGGAAATGGAACCTCAGATGCTGATTTCGTGTTGCAATGGGGGGAGAGAAAAAGAGTTAGATGCATGAAAGTCAAGAAAGATCAAAGCCGCAAGTCATCTTATTCTTTGACTAAGCGCAAACTCATTTCGCGAGCTGTGTCTTCTGAGAGAGGCTCTCCTTCTCCCCATCTTAACCGTCCAAACAA GATGGTAGAGTCTCCAGGTAATGTGAGGAGATCGTTTGTGGCATCCCCTGAGAAGGAAGATAGATACTACACAACGAGGGGTTCTATGGGTATAGATGAGAGTGGGAAAATTATAAAGGAAGCTGTGAAGGAAACTAAGAAGCATGTGTGGCCAAAGCTGTTTATAAATTTGTCAAAtaaagagaaggaagaagatttCTTGGCTATGAAAGGGTGTAAGCTTCCTCAAAGACCCAAGAAACGAGCCAAATTGGTTCAGAAGACATTGCTT GTACTTGGTTATCAGATCTGTGCAAAGAGAGGTATGAAGTAA